A genomic stretch from Mycobacteriales bacterium includes:
- the rpsF gene encoding 30S ribosomal protein S6, protein MRHYELMVILDPDLEERTVTPSLDQFLGVIRQGGGTVDKVDVWGRRRLAYEIAHRVEGIYAVLDVTAEPATVKELDRQLNLNESVLRTKVLRPDTK, encoded by the coding sequence ATGCGTCACTACGAACTGATGGTCATCCTCGACCCGGATCTCGAGGAACGAACCGTCACTCCTTCCCTCGACCAGTTCCTCGGCGTGATCCGCCAGGGCGGCGGGACCGTCGACAAGGTCGACGTGTGGGGCCGCCGCCGGTTGGCCTACGAGATCGCGCACCGGGTCGAGGGCATCTACGCGGTGCTCGACGTCACCGCCGAACCCGCGACGGTCAAGGAGCTCGACCGTCAGCTGAACCTCAACGAATCAGTGCTGCGCACCAAGGTGCTGCGGCCGGACACGAAGTAG
- a CDS encoding single-stranded DNA-binding protein, translating to MAAGDTTITLIGNLVDDPELRFTPSGAAVAKFRVASTPRYLDKNTNEWKDGESLFLSCNVWRQAAENVAESLQRGMRVIVSGRLKQRSYETREGEKRTVFEVEVDEVGPSLRNATAKVVKAQRSGGGGSYSGSSGAAPSGSDDPWATPAPAGGSSDEPPF from the coding sequence ATGGCCGCTGGCGACACCACGATCACGCTGATCGGCAACCTGGTCGACGACCCCGAGCTGCGCTTCACTCCGTCCGGCGCGGCGGTGGCGAAGTTCCGCGTCGCGTCGACGCCGCGCTACCTCGACAAGAACACCAACGAGTGGAAGGACGGCGAGAGCCTGTTCCTCTCCTGCAACGTCTGGCGGCAAGCGGCGGAGAACGTCGCCGAGTCGCTGCAGCGCGGGATGCGGGTGATCGTGTCCGGCCGGCTCAAGCAGCGCTCGTACGAGACGCGTGAGGGAGAGAAGCGCACCGTCTTCGAGGTCGAGGTCGACGAGGTCGGCCCGTCGCTGCGCAACGCCACCGCCAAGGTCGTGAAGGCCCAGCGCAGCGGTGGCGGCGGTTCCTACTCCGGGTCCTCCGGCGCTGCGCCGTCGGGCTCCGACGACCCATGGGCCACGCCGGCACCCGCCGGCGGCTCCTCGGACGAGCCACCGTTCTGA
- the rpsR gene encoding 30S ribosomal protein S18, producing the protein MAKPVVRKLKKKACQFCKDKTAYIDYKDTNLLRKFISDRGKIRARRVTGNCAQHQRDVAVAVKNSREVALLPYTSTAR; encoded by the coding sequence ATGGCCAAGCCCGTCGTACGAAAGCTGAAGAAGAAGGCCTGCCAGTTCTGCAAGGACAAGACGGCCTACATCGACTACAAGGACACCAACCTGCTGCGCAAGTTCATCTCCGACCGCGGCAAGATCCGAGCCCGCCGGGTCACCGGCAACTGCGCGCAGCACCAGCGCGACGTCGCGGTCGCGGTGAAGAACAGCCGCGAGGTTGCGCTGTTGCCCTACACCAGCACGGCGCGCTGA
- the rplI gene encoding 50S ribosomal protein L9, whose translation MKLILTQQVSGLGEPGDVVEVKDGYGRNFLIPRGLAFRWTKGGESQIAALRRGRELHEVKSLSEAREIAEQLAALSVTLPSRAGASGRLFGSVTTADVVAAVSAAGGPSLDRRRVELPGAHIKSVGNHSVSVRLHPEVTAQVSVEVVAS comes from the coding sequence ATGAAACTCATCCTCACCCAGCAGGTCTCCGGTCTCGGCGAGCCCGGAGACGTCGTCGAGGTCAAGGACGGCTACGGCCGCAACTTCTTGATCCCCCGCGGGCTCGCGTTCCGCTGGACCAAGGGCGGCGAGAGCCAGATCGCCGCGCTGCGGCGCGGCCGCGAGCTGCACGAGGTCAAGTCGCTGAGCGAGGCCCGTGAGATCGCCGAGCAGCTCGCTGCGCTGTCCGTGACGCTGCCCTCGCGGGCCGGCGCCAGTGGCCGGCTGTTCGGGTCGGTGACCACCGCCGACGTAGTGGCCGCGGTGAGCGCCGCGGGCGGTCCGAGCCTCGACCGCCGGCGGGTCGAGCTGCCCGGCGCGCACATCAAGTCGGTCGGCAACCACTCGGTGTCAGTTCGCCTGCACCCCGAGGTCACGGCTCAGGTGAGCGTCGAGGTCGTCGCTTCCTAG